One part of the Streptomyces sp. NBC_00286 genome encodes these proteins:
- the eccE gene encoding type VII secretion protein EccE has protein sequence MVASGTRVRSRDRSRSQGSPAPQQTPARGQSSPGTLHFKVRSGQAGAFRLQRFVLFEIAAAVLLIGWVIHPVALVPAAVVAVGLVLLSFVRRRGRSLPEWLGTARALKARQRRAASTPIPEGTEPGLTPAVECDPSLRTYTYVGRDRRPVGIIGDGTFVTAVLQVEADATAVRAERNRQPLPVSLVYDALEVDGIRLESAQVVLHTQPAPAIHLPQQSVAVANYAPLQEQTGAPAVRITWIALKLDPELCPEAVAARGGGLVGAQKCVVRAADHLASRLTGAGFRARLLDEEELTSAIATSACANPLVTAEAGRAETRERRTEETGRSWRCDNRRHTTYWIRRWPTLGGERAPSLPQLLALVTAVPALATTFSLTLTRGERQEVSMSGHLRVTGRSDDELVAARRALQGAARHTGTGLARLDREQVPGMLATLPLGGAR, from the coding sequence ATGGTGGCATCCGGAACGCGGGTCCGGTCCCGTGACCGATCACGGTCACAGGGTTCGCCGGCGCCCCAGCAGACACCGGCGCGGGGGCAGTCCTCGCCGGGCACGCTCCACTTCAAGGTGCGTTCAGGTCAGGCCGGGGCATTCCGGTTGCAACGATTCGTACTGTTTGAGATCGCGGCCGCCGTCCTGCTGATCGGATGGGTGATCCATCCGGTGGCCCTGGTACCGGCGGCCGTCGTCGCCGTCGGCCTGGTGCTGCTCTCCTTCGTACGTCGCCGCGGCCGCTCCCTGCCCGAATGGCTGGGCACGGCACGGGCGTTGAAAGCACGGCAGCGCCGGGCGGCGAGTACGCCGATACCGGAGGGCACGGAGCCGGGGCTCACACCGGCCGTGGAGTGCGACCCGAGTCTGCGGACGTACACATACGTCGGCCGTGACCGGCGGCCGGTCGGAATCATCGGGGACGGCACGTTCGTCACCGCGGTGCTGCAGGTGGAGGCCGACGCCACCGCGGTACGGGCCGAGCGGAACCGTCAGCCGCTGCCTGTCTCCCTGGTGTACGACGCCCTGGAAGTGGACGGGATCCGGCTGGAGTCGGCACAGGTCGTGCTGCACACCCAGCCCGCGCCGGCGATTCATCTGCCCCAGCAGTCCGTGGCCGTCGCCAACTATGCGCCCCTGCAGGAGCAGACGGGTGCGCCGGCCGTGCGGATCACGTGGATAGCGCTGAAGCTCGACCCGGAGCTGTGCCCGGAGGCCGTGGCCGCGCGCGGGGGCGGTCTCGTCGGGGCGCAGAAGTGCGTCGTACGTGCCGCCGATCACCTCGCGAGCCGGCTGACCGGTGCCGGGTTCCGGGCGCGGCTTCTAGACGAGGAGGAGCTGACCTCCGCCATCGCCACCTCCGCCTGCGCGAACCCGCTGGTGACGGCGGAGGCCGGGCGGGCGGAGACGCGGGAGCGGCGGACCGAGGAGACGGGCCGGAGCTGGCGCTGCGACAACCGCAGACACACCACGTACTGGATCCGCCGTTGGCCCACGCTGGGCGGCGAAAGAGCGCCGTCGCTGCCACAGCTCCTCGCTCTCGTGACGGCCGTCCCCGCGCTGGCCACCACCTTCAGTCTCACGCTCACGCGCGGGGAGCGGCAGGAGGTCTCCATGAGCGGGCACCTGCGGGTGACCGGGCGCAGTGACGACGAACTCGTCGCCGCCCGGCGCGCGTTGCAGGGAGCGGCCCGGCACACGGGCACGGGGCTCGCCCGCCTCGACCGGGAGCAAGTACCCGGCATGCTCGCCACTCTGCCCCTCGGAGGTGCCCGATGA
- a CDS encoding nucleotide-binding protein: MPPAYQPAAPATAAQWPASAESDSQGEGGGQAGGPAQPSVPPQGQPFQPQAPQPAPPAWPATPGTPAVPGQRADAASASAPAADSTPSAPNSDGSGAGSAPGQPGGQGFPQFGTPPGKAPSPQGGSPGTTPAAPQGSPGFPQAGGPTAPPAAQGGYGFPQSGAATTAPQDSPGQPSAQGGYGFPRPGAGPAPQNSNIPGQGAPNTPGQAGGYVFPQPGNPAPGTPGQPVGGLPQPGTPPGDANSPAQPGGYGFPQPPAPGQQAQGAGQPPAPAPGQAAAQPPAGAQPHAQPPQASTPQAGYGFPQPGNAAPGTPGRPVGGLPQPGTPASDANSPAQPGGYGFPQPPAPGQQAQGASQPPATAPGQAATQPPAGAQPHAQPPQAPSPQAGYGFPQPGTPGAPNPAAPNSPAQQGGYGFPQAPGQQGQAPGQPGAGTSASMPQGAPQPPHAQPHPGQPYPPQGGQPLPHQPNPQPGADQHQPGVPHPHPQGQQPPMPQPGQPGGQPPVDPRAGAAWPQAVQHDQRQPTNPGAPLGYTAAVELSSDRLLNNKKQKAKSGRTAAASSRFKIGGKKEEAERLRKLELIRTPVLSCYRIAVISLKGGVGKTTTTTALGSTLASERQDKILAIDANPDAGTLGRRVRRETGATIRDLVQAIPYLNSYMDIRRFTSQAASGLEIIANDVDPAVSTTFNDEDYRRAIDVLGKQYPIILTDSGTGLLYSAMRGVLDLADQLIIISTPSVDGASSASTTLDWLSAHGYADLVSRSITVISGVRETGKMIKVDDIVSHFETRCRGVIVVPFDEHLAAGAEVDLDMMRPKVREAYFNLSALVAEDIARHQQSQGLWTSDGNPPPVAAPPLPGQPVPGPFPAQGQQPPMPQPGHAGQPGQPGQPGQPGQAYPQHPGQPGGQPYPQQPGAQPQPGLQAGPQPGGQPQPGTQPGAQPQPGAQPGGHPQPPAQPGHPGAPAPQGWQPHPGGPTPPQPGGYGFPQPGQTAQPQPGQPQPGQPPQPQPGGYGFPQPGQTAQPQPGQPQPGQPPQPQPGGYGFPQPGQAAQPQPGQPPHPQPGGPSPAQPHPGQPGAPGHPAHPQPGAPFQPPAPGQQFQPGQPFQPNQPPQADQGQNQNPNQAPGQNQGQGPAQGQNQSQTPPPAPPQ; this comes from the coding sequence TTGCCGCCCGCCTATCAGCCTGCCGCGCCCGCTACGGCGGCGCAGTGGCCCGCGTCCGCGGAGAGCGACAGCCAGGGCGAAGGCGGTGGACAGGCGGGGGGCCCGGCGCAGCCGTCGGTTCCGCCGCAGGGGCAGCCGTTCCAGCCGCAGGCACCGCAGCCTGCGCCTCCGGCTTGGCCTGCTACGCCGGGTACGCCTGCCGTGCCGGGGCAGCGTGCGGACGCGGCATCGGCGTCCGCTCCGGCCGCCGACTCCACGCCTTCGGCGCCGAACTCCGACGGTTCCGGGGCTGGTTCGGCTCCTGGGCAGCCGGGGGGCCAGGGCTTCCCACAGTTCGGTACGCCACCTGGTAAGGCTCCGAGTCCGCAGGGCGGCAGCCCGGGTACGACACCGGCGGCACCGCAAGGCAGCCCCGGCTTCCCGCAGGCCGGGGGCCCGACTGCGCCGCCGGCCGCCCAAGGTGGGTACGGATTCCCGCAGTCGGGTGCCGCGACGACGGCTCCGCAGGACAGCCCCGGCCAGCCCTCGGCTCAGGGTGGCTACGGGTTCCCGCGACCGGGCGCCGGCCCCGCTCCCCAGAACTCGAACATTCCGGGGCAGGGAGCGCCCAACACGCCTGGACAGGCAGGGGGTTATGTGTTCCCGCAGCCGGGGAATCCGGCTCCGGGCACGCCCGGCCAGCCTGTCGGCGGGCTCCCGCAACCCGGCACGCCCCCAGGCGACGCCAACTCGCCTGCCCAGCCGGGCGGTTACGGGTTCCCCCAGCCGCCCGCACCCGGACAGCAAGCGCAAGGTGCCGGTCAGCCCCCGGCTCCGGCACCGGGGCAGGCCGCTGCTCAACCACCCGCCGGCGCACAACCACATGCCCAGCCGCCACAGGCGTCCACCCCGCAGGCCGGGTACGGATTCCCGCAGCCGGGGAACGCCGCTCCTGGCACACCGGGCCGGCCCGTCGGCGGGCTCCCGCAACCCGGCACGCCCGCAAGCGACGCCAACTCGCCTGCCCAGCCGGGCGGTTACGGCTTCCCCCAGCCGCCCGCACCCGGACAGCAAGCGCAAGGCGCCAGTCAGCCCCCAGCTACGGCGCCAGGGCAGGCCGCTACTCAACCGCCCGCCGGCGCACAACCACATGCCCAGCCGCCACAGGCACCCAGCCCTCAGGCCGGGTACGGATTCCCGCAGCCAGGCACACCCGGCGCGCCCAACCCTGCTGCGCCCAACTCGCCTGCGCAGCAGGGAGGTTATGGGTTCCCCCAGGCACCCGGTCAGCAGGGACAGGCGCCCGGTCAGCCCGGTGCCGGAACCTCCGCGTCGATGCCGCAGGGCGCGCCTCAGCCGCCCCACGCTCAGCCCCACCCCGGCCAGCCGTACCCGCCGCAGGGCGGCCAGCCCCTCCCGCATCAGCCGAACCCCCAACCCGGTGCGGACCAGCACCAGCCCGGCGTACCGCATCCGCACCCGCAGGGGCAGCAGCCGCCCATGCCCCAGCCGGGTCAGCCGGGCGGGCAGCCGCCCGTCGACCCCCGTGCTGGTGCCGCCTGGCCACAGGCCGTGCAGCATGATCAGCGGCAGCCCACCAACCCGGGGGCGCCGCTCGGGTATACGGCGGCCGTTGAGCTGTCGTCGGACCGGCTGCTCAACAACAAGAAGCAGAAGGCGAAGAGCGGGCGTACGGCGGCCGCGTCCTCACGGTTCAAGATCGGGGGCAAGAAGGAGGAGGCCGAGCGGCTGCGGAAGCTCGAGCTCATCCGGACGCCCGTCCTTTCCTGCTACCGCATCGCCGTCATCAGCCTCAAGGGCGGCGTCGGCAAGACGACCACGACCACCGCGCTCGGGTCCACGCTCGCCAGCGAACGGCAGGACAAGATCCTCGCGATCGACGCCAACCCGGACGCCGGTACGCTCGGCCGCCGCGTGCGCCGCGAGACCGGGGCCACCATCCGTGACCTCGTCCAGGCGATCCCATACCTCAACTCGTACATGGACATCCGGCGGTTCACTTCGCAGGCGGCCTCGGGCCTCGAGATCATCGCCAACGATGTCGACCCGGCGGTCTCGACGACGTTCAACGACGAGGACTACCGGCGCGCGATCGACGTGCTCGGCAAGCAGTACCCGATCATCCTGACCGACTCCGGTACGGGCCTTCTCTACAGCGCCATGCGCGGCGTACTCGACCTCGCCGACCAGCTCATCATCATCTCGACGCCCTCCGTGGACGGTGCGAGCAGCGCCAGTACGACGCTGGACTGGCTGTCCGCGCACGGGTACGCCGACCTGGTGTCGCGGTCCATCACCGTCATCTCCGGAGTGCGCGAGACCGGCAAGATGATCAAGGTGGACGACATCGTCAGCCACTTCGAGACACGGTGCCGTGGCGTGATCGTCGTGCCGTTCGACGAGCATCTGGCGGCCGGTGCCGAGGTCGACCTCGACATGATGCGGCCGAAGGTGCGCGAGGCGTACTTCAACCTCTCGGCGTTGGTTGCCGAGGACATCGCGCGGCACCAGCAGTCGCAGGGCCTGTGGACATCGGACGGCAACCCGCCGCCGGTCGCCGCGCCGCCCCTGCCGGGCCAGCCCGTTCCCGGCCCGTTCCCGGCCCAGGGCCAGCAGCCGCCCATGCCCCAGCCGGGGCATGCGGGGCAGCCGGGCCAGCCGGGCCAGCCGGGCCAGCCGGGCCAGGCGTACCCACAGCACCCAGGCCAGCCTGGCGGTCAGCCGTACCCGCAGCAGCCCGGCGCGCAGCCGCAGCCCGGCCTCCAAGCCGGCCCTCAACCCGGAGGCCAGCCTCAGCCAGGGACCCAGCCGGGCGCCCAGCCCCAGCCAGGAGCCCAGCCCGGCGGCCACCCCCAGCCCCCCGCGCAGCCAGGCCACCCCGGCGCACCCGCACCCCAGGGTTGGCAGCCCCACCCGGGCGGACCCACTCCGCCCCAGCCCGGCGGCTATGGATTCCCGCAGCCCGGCCAGACAGCCCAACCCCAGCCGGGACAGCCTCAGCCAGGCCAACCGCCCCAGCCCCAGCCCGGCGGTTACGGATTCCCGCAGCCCGGCCAGACAGCCCAACCCCAGCCGGGACAGCCTCAGCCAGGCCAACCGCCCCAGCCCCAGCCCGGCGGTTACGGATTCCCGCAGCCCGGCCAGGCAGCCCAACCCCAGCCGGGACAACCGCCTCACCCGCAGCCCGGCGGCCCGTCACCCGCACAACCTCACCCCGGCCAGCCCGGCGCACCCGGCCACCCGGCACACCCCCAACCGGGCGCCCCCTTCCAACCCCCCGCCCCGGGCCAGCAGTTCCAGCCGGGTCAGCCCTTCCAGCCGAACCAGCCACCCCAGGCAGACCAAGGCCAGAACCAGAACCCGAACCAGGCCCCCGGGCAGAACCAAGGCCAGGGCCCGGCCCAAGGTCAGAACCAGAGCCAAACCCCACCACCCGCACCCCCGCAGTAA
- the eccB gene encoding type VII secretion protein EccB: protein MASRRDQLNAYTFAKRRMLAAFLQPSPDGSEEGAPRPLRGILPGIIVGVIVLAVFGAWGMFKPTAPKGWNEPKAKVIVASDSTTRYVVLKTGKQVQLHPVLNMASAKLLLDEGQGDVVTVEESVLDDGKIPHGVTIGIPYAPDRLPSASEAGSEKRWAVCERPSAGGEIQKAALVLASRDMKETEGKGEKLRGGQLLYVAGPDGNRYVVDGSGRSYPIGKSDELLLRAIVGSDRQPQKVSKEWLDTLHRGDPISFPEITDQVGAAADAPGQLDETTNRVGMVLKSSDLNSDQYYVVLPGRVAPVSDFVAQLLLFSKDLVSLGQADEAKEMSPGAIVPGKPFGTEYTWPTGDPQPVNEASGKRGSRSTVCNVLRDVNSGSGATTLSTWAGTDFPAKLPTGSSSAYVTPGSGQLYRQFQGEDTKSGPVFLVTDTGLRYVLQSNADSGTDDAGIGTTAKDRKQAQQEAEQAQIRLGYKDVDAAPIPAAWSEFLPTGPRLSTTAARQPQGS from the coding sequence ATGGCATCTCGGCGCGACCAGCTCAATGCCTACACCTTCGCGAAGCGCCGTATGCTCGCGGCCTTTCTGCAGCCGTCACCCGACGGCTCCGAGGAGGGCGCACCCCGCCCGCTGCGCGGAATCCTTCCCGGCATCATCGTGGGCGTGATCGTGCTCGCCGTCTTCGGGGCCTGGGGCATGTTCAAGCCCACGGCACCCAAGGGCTGGAACGAGCCCAAGGCCAAGGTGATCGTCGCCAGCGACTCGACCACGCGCTACGTCGTCCTGAAGACCGGCAAGCAGGTCCAACTGCACCCCGTCCTCAACATGGCCTCCGCCAAACTGCTCCTCGACGAGGGCCAGGGCGATGTGGTGACCGTCGAGGAGTCCGTACTCGACGACGGCAAGATCCCGCACGGCGTCACCATCGGCATCCCGTACGCGCCCGACCGACTCCCCTCGGCCTCCGAGGCGGGCAGCGAGAAGCGCTGGGCGGTCTGTGAACGCCCCAGCGCGGGCGGCGAGATCCAGAAGGCGGCCCTGGTCCTCGCCTCTCGCGACATGAAGGAGACCGAGGGCAAGGGAGAGAAGCTGAGGGGCGGCCAACTCCTCTACGTGGCGGGCCCGGACGGGAACCGCTATGTAGTGGACGGGAGCGGACGGTCGTACCCCATCGGCAAGAGCGACGAACTGCTGCTGCGCGCCATCGTCGGCTCCGACCGGCAGCCGCAGAAGGTGTCCAAGGAGTGGCTGGACACCCTGCACCGGGGCGACCCGATCTCCTTCCCCGAGATCACCGACCAGGTGGGCGCCGCGGCCGACGCCCCCGGTCAGCTGGACGAGACGACCAACAGGGTCGGCATGGTGCTCAAGTCGTCCGACCTGAACAGCGACCAGTACTACGTAGTGCTGCCCGGCCGGGTCGCCCCCGTCTCGGATTTCGTGGCCCAACTCCTGCTGTTCAGCAAGGACTTGGTCTCTCTCGGCCAGGCCGACGAGGCCAAGGAGATGAGCCCCGGCGCGATCGTCCCGGGCAAGCCGTTCGGCACGGAGTACACCTGGCCGACCGGGGACCCCCAGCCCGTCAACGAGGCCTCCGGAAAGCGCGGCAGCCGCAGCACCGTCTGCAACGTCCTGCGCGACGTGAACTCCGGCTCGGGCGCCACCACTTTGAGCACCTGGGCGGGCACGGACTTCCCGGCCAAGCTGCCCACCGGCTCCTCCAGCGCGTACGTCACGCCCGGTTCCGGTCAGCTCTACCGCCAGTTCCAGGGCGAGGACACCAAGTCCGGCCCCGTCTTCCTCGTCACCGACACAGGCCTGCGCTACGTACTGCAGTCCAACGCCGACAGCGGCACGGACGACGCCGGCATCGGTACGACGGCCAAGGACCGCAAGCAGGCCCAACAGGAAGCAGAACAGGCCCAGATCCGGCTCGGCTACAAGGACGTGGACGCCGCTCCGATCCCCGCCGCCTGGTCGGAGTTCCTGCCCACGGGCCCACGCCTGTCGACGACGGCGGCACGCCAGCCGCAGGGTTCGTAA